A stretch of the Fusobacterium varium genome encodes the following:
- a CDS encoding putative ribosomal 50S subunit-recycling heat shock protein: MRLDKFLKVSRIIKRRPIAKVVVDGGKAKLNGKVAKAGTEVKVGQILELEYFNKYFKFEILEVPAGNVAKEKTSELIKVLDSRGIKIDLDSEEDIF; encoded by the coding sequence ATGAGATTAGACAAATTTTTAAAAGTAAGCAGAATAATAAAAAGAAGACCTATTGCCAAAGTAGTTGTAGATGGTGGAAAAGCTAAATTAAACGGGAAGGTGGCAAAGGCTGGAACAGAGGTAAAAGTAGGACAGATTCTTGAATTAGAATATTTTAATAAATATTTTAAATTTGAAATATTGGAAGTGCCTGCAGGGAATGTAGCTAAAGAAAAAACTTCTGAGCTTATAAAAGTTCTGGATAGCAGAGGAATAAAAATAGATTTGGACAGTGAGGAGGATATTTTTTAG